One stretch of Flavobacterium sp. 9 DNA includes these proteins:
- a CDS encoding MFS transporter: MHDKISLKEKIGYGLGDAASSMFWKIFSMYLLFFYTDVFGLAPAVVGTMFLITRIWDSCFDPIVGIIADRTKSKWGKFRPYLLWVAVPFAVIGVLTFYTPDFDEKGKIIYAYVTYSAMMMIYSLINVPYASLLGVMSSDRKERTTLSSYRMVFAFGGSLLALWLIEPLVNYFGGSLNSKTGWLATITVFGIITTAFFWGCFFFTKERVKPISDEKNNLKEDLKDLLKNKPWWILLGAGIGALVFNSIRDGAAVYYFKYYVSSSVNFDFSIFGTSFHMTPTSIYLVLGQAANIIGVIAATPIANRIGKKKTFFGAMALAAILSLIFYFFGKEDVFLIMSFQVLISICAGCIFPLIWSMYADSADYSEWKQGRRATGLVFSASSMSQKFGWTIGGAGTGWLLGYYGFQANVEQTAVTQNGIQLMLSILPAIAAIISVVFILFYPLSEEKLQIIEQDLDEKRDQNN; this comes from the coding sequence ATGCACGACAAAATTAGTTTAAAAGAAAAAATAGGTTATGGCCTTGGAGACGCCGCATCATCTATGTTCTGGAAAATTTTCAGCATGTACCTCCTATTTTTCTATACCGATGTTTTCGGTTTGGCGCCAGCAGTCGTTGGAACCATGTTTTTGATCACCAGAATCTGGGATTCTTGTTTTGACCCAATTGTTGGAATCATCGCTGACCGAACAAAAAGCAAATGGGGAAAATTCAGACCCTATTTATTATGGGTTGCCGTTCCTTTTGCCGTTATTGGAGTTTTGACTTTTTACACACCGGATTTTGACGAAAAAGGAAAAATAATATACGCCTACGTAACCTATTCGGCGATGATGATGATTTATTCCTTAATCAATGTTCCGTATGCATCACTTTTAGGCGTTATGTCTTCTGACCGAAAAGAAAGAACCACATTATCCTCCTATAGAATGGTTTTTGCTTTTGGCGGAAGCCTTCTCGCACTTTGGTTAATTGAACCATTAGTAAATTACTTCGGCGGAAGCCTGAATTCCAAAACGGGTTGGTTAGCAACAATCACTGTTTTTGGAATCATTACAACAGCTTTTTTCTGGGGTTGTTTTTTCTTCACTAAAGAAAGAGTAAAACCAATCTCGGATGAGAAAAACAATCTAAAAGAAGATTTAAAAGACTTATTAAAAAATAAACCATGGTGGATTTTATTAGGAGCCGGAATTGGCGCTTTAGTATTCAATTCAATCCGAGATGGGGCAGCCGTTTATTACTTTAAATATTATGTAAGCAGCAGCGTAAATTTTGATTTTTCAATTTTTGGAACAAGTTTCCATATGACACCAACATCTATTTATTTGGTTCTGGGACAAGCCGCAAATATTATTGGAGTTATTGCCGCTACACCAATTGCCAACAGAATTGGAAAAAAGAAAACCTTTTTTGGTGCCATGGCTTTAGCAGCAATATTGAGTTTGATTTTCTATTTCTTCGGAAAAGAAGATGTTTTCTTAATTATGAGTTTTCAGGTTTTAATCAGTATTTGTGCCGGTTGCATTTTCCCGTTAATCTGGTCAATGTATGCAGATAGCGCCGATTATTCAGAGTGGAAACAAGGTCGAAGAGCAACAGGATTAGTATTCTCTGCTTCATCAATGTCACAAAAATTTGGCTGGACAATTGGTGGCGCCGGAACCGGATGGCTTTTAGGTTATTATGGTTTTCAGGCAAATGTTGAACAAACCGCCGTAACTCAAAACGGAATTCAATTAATGTTGAGTATTCTTCCTGCAATTGCAGCAATTATATCAGTCGTTTTTATCTTATTCTATCCATTATCTGAAGAAAAACTTCAAATAATCGAACAAGATTTGGACGAAAAACGAGACCAGAACAATTAA
- a CDS encoding AraC family transcriptional regulator, with protein MSSSKNFYREIAPLAAGDSFLVFDRVKDSFDFPVHYHPEFEINFILNGKGVKRVVGDNIEEIDNVELVLIGPNLYHGWELNKCTSKKIHEITIQFHNDLFHESLLSRRIMNPIRDMFNRSIHGILFSKKVAEELTPRLVRLSKLDGMDYFLEITSLLYDLANSRNQRLLSTYTVDYDTFDDYDKMKLVYEYVQKHFAEKITLEDVANVASMSIISFNRFIKKRTGKTFVNYINDIRIGYAARWLVEKDMSVSEVAFKSGFNNIANFNRSFKAIKNCTPSQYREDFSGLKRIL; from the coding sequence ATGAGTAGTTCTAAAAATTTTTATAGAGAAATCGCTCCGCTAGCAGCTGGAGATAGTTTTTTAGTGTTCGACAGGGTAAAAGACAGCTTTGATTTTCCGGTGCATTATCATCCGGAATTCGAGATCAATTTTATTTTAAATGGAAAAGGAGTAAAGCGTGTTGTTGGTGATAATATAGAAGAAATCGACAATGTTGAACTGGTTTTAATTGGACCAAATTTGTATCACGGTTGGGAATTAAATAAATGCACGAGCAAAAAAATACATGAAATAACAATTCAGTTTCATAACGATTTATTTCATGAATCTTTATTGTCAAGACGAATTATGAATCCGATTCGGGATATGTTTAATCGATCGATTCATGGTATTTTATTTTCAAAAAAAGTAGCCGAAGAATTAACGCCAAGACTTGTAAGGCTCTCTAAACTAGACGGAATGGATTATTTTTTGGAAATCACTTCTTTATTATATGATTTGGCAAATTCCAGAAATCAACGTTTGCTTTCGACTTATACGGTAGATTATGATACGTTTGATGATTATGACAAAATGAAGTTGGTTTATGAATATGTGCAGAAACATTTTGCTGAAAAAATCACTTTAGAAGATGTTGCAAATGTTGCGAGTATGTCTATTATTTCTTTTAACCGATTTATTAAAAAACGTACGGGAAAAACTTTTGTGAATTATATTAATGATATCCGAATTGGATATGCTGCGAGATGGCTTGTTGAGAAAGATATGAGTGTTTCTGAAGTGGCTTTTAAATCTGGCTTTAATAATATTGCGAACTTCAATCGTAGCTTTAAGGCTATAAAAAACTGTACTCCGAGTCAATATAGAGAAGATTTTTCTGGATTAAAACGTATTTTGTAG
- a CDS encoding glycoside hydrolase family 26 protein: protein MRKNIIALITAVFIGTSCSAKPVSSNTNLSLSDKKATPETVSLYKKLVQLSQKGYLFGHQDDLAYGVNWRYEDGRSDVKDVVGDYPAVYGWDLAGLEKDSPNNIDGIPFTKMKQYIEESHERGGITTISWHFDNPATGKSAWDTVPNSLKTVLPGGENHQKFTIWLDKAANYLLSLKDKKGKNIPVLFRPYHELTGGWFWWGKGNCTPEEFTTLWKFTFDYLQKKGVHNLIYIYNTSSFKTQEDFLSNYPGDDYADVLSFDSYQNNDDKEGTKFIEEVQSQLKIINELGTKQHKLIAIAEAGYEAIPDPKWWTGTLDKAIGDYKISYVLLWRNHGWQEKEKKMHYYAPYSGQVSEKDFVDFYKLDKTLFEKDIKKKLKIEN from the coding sequence ATGAGAAAAAACATAATAGCACTAATCACAGCAGTATTTATAGGAACTTCTTGTTCTGCAAAGCCTGTTAGCAGTAATACTAATTTGTCACTTTCAGATAAAAAAGCAACACCTGAAACTGTTTCATTGTATAAAAAGCTAGTCCAATTGAGCCAAAAAGGATATCTATTTGGACATCAGGATGATCTTGCATACGGTGTAAACTGGAGATATGAAGATGGTCGCAGCGATGTAAAAGATGTCGTAGGAGATTATCCCGCAGTTTATGGTTGGGATTTGGCAGGCTTAGAAAAAGATAGTCCAAATAATATCGACGGAATTCCATTTACAAAAATGAAGCAATATATCGAAGAAAGCCACGAACGAGGCGGTATCACAACGATAAGCTGGCATTTTGATAATCCTGCAACCGGAAAAAGCGCTTGGGATACTGTTCCAAATTCACTTAAAACCGTTTTGCCTGGAGGAGAAAATCATCAAAAATTTACTATTTGGTTAGACAAAGCAGCCAATTATCTTTTGTCTTTAAAAGATAAAAAAGGAAAAAACATTCCCGTTCTTTTTAGACCTTATCACGAACTTACCGGAGGTTGGTTTTGGTGGGGAAAAGGAAATTGTACTCCAGAAGAATTCACAACCTTATGGAAATTCACCTTTGATTATTTACAAAAAAAAGGAGTTCACAACTTAATTTATATTTATAACACAAGTAGTTTCAAGACACAAGAAGATTTTTTATCGAATTATCCTGGCGATGATTACGCCGATGTTTTAAGCTTTGACTCTTATCAGAATAATGATGATAAAGAAGGTACAAAATTTATAGAAGAAGTTCAAAGCCAACTTAAAATCATAAATGAACTCGGCACAAAACAACATAAATTAATAGCGATAGCCGAAGCAGGTTACGAAGCAATTCCAGATCCAAAATGGTGGACAGGAACTCTTGACAAAGCTATTGGAGACTATAAAATCTCCTACGTTTTATTATGGAGAAACCACGGCTGGCAGGAAAAAGAAAAAAAGATGCATTATTATGCTCCATATTCCGGCCAGGTAAGCGAGAAAGATTTTGTTGATTTCTATAAACTGGATAAAACGCTATTTGAAAAAGACATCAAAAAAAAATTAAAAATTGAGAATTAA
- a CDS encoding AGE family epimerase/isomerase translates to MSAKLKQLKAELSSELDSILNYWSKHTLDNENGGFIGQIDFNDHIITNTEKGSVLNARILWTFSSSYKITKSESHKTIAKRAFDFLSDNFYDPEFGGLFWSINADKTPKDTKNQIYALAFAIYGLSEYYAFSKDEKALEIAINLYLKIQEHSYDPVNKGYFEALTRDWQPIEDLRLSDKDANEKKTMNTHLHIAEAYANLFKVWKDKKLQSDIVELLETIEKHFINTETGHLRLFFDENWIEKPDVISYGHDIEAAWLLLQCAEISEDENLIANYKKHAIQMADVTQEGLDSDGGLWYEFDSEKNELIAEKHWWVQAEALIGFYNVYQLTSDQKYLDIVYKNWDFIQNHILDKQNGEWFWGIYRDNSLIEKDKAGFWKCPYHNGRACLELINRIKT, encoded by the coding sequence GTGTCAGCAAAATTAAAACAGCTTAAAGCAGAATTATCATCCGAACTTGATTCAATTTTGAATTATTGGTCAAAACATACTTTAGATAACGAAAATGGAGGTTTTATTGGTCAAATTGATTTCAACGATCATATTATTACCAATACGGAGAAAGGTTCTGTTTTGAATGCCCGAATTTTATGGACTTTTTCGTCAAGTTATAAAATCACAAAAAGCGAAAGTCACAAAACGATAGCTAAACGTGCTTTTGATTTTCTTTCGGATAATTTTTATGATCCTGAATTTGGTGGTTTATTTTGGAGTATCAACGCTGATAAAACACCAAAAGACACCAAAAATCAAATCTATGCTTTAGCTTTTGCGATTTATGGATTATCTGAATATTACGCATTTTCTAAAGATGAAAAAGCTTTAGAAATAGCCATAAATCTCTATTTAAAAATCCAAGAGCACAGTTACGATCCAGTAAACAAAGGTTATTTTGAAGCTCTAACCCGCGATTGGCAACCTATCGAAGATTTACGTTTGAGCGACAAAGATGCCAATGAAAAAAAGACAATGAACACACATTTGCATATTGCAGAAGCGTATGCAAATTTGTTTAAAGTCTGGAAAGATAAAAAACTCCAAAGTGATATCGTTGAGTTATTAGAAACCATAGAAAAACATTTCATCAATACTGAAACAGGACATTTGCGATTGTTTTTTGATGAAAACTGGATCGAAAAACCAGACGTAATCTCTTATGGTCATGATATCGAAGCAGCTTGGCTTTTATTGCAATGTGCCGAAATTTCTGAAGATGAAAATTTAATTGCCAATTATAAAAAACACGCCATTCAAATGGCAGATGTTACGCAGGAAGGTTTGGATTCTGATGGCGGATTATGGTACGAATTTGATTCTGAAAAGAACGAGTTGATTGCCGAAAAACATTGGTGGGTTCAAGCCGAAGCTTTAATTGGTTTTTATAATGTGTATCAATTAACCAGCGATCAAAAGTATCTTGACATTGTTTACAAAAACTGGGATTTTATACAAAACCACATTTTAGACAAGCAAAACGGAGAATGGTTTTGGGGAATTTACCGAGATAATTCTTTGATCGAAAAAGACAAAGCAGGTTTCTGGAAATGCCCGTATCATAATGGTCGCGCGTGTCTGGAATTAATTAACCGAATTAAAACATAA
- a CDS encoding TonB-dependent receptor yields the protein MKKLLTNFIHWNANHSAVPLILFLLLACNSISAQVKVSGIVSDEKGLSIPGANITVVGQKTTASTDFDGKYTIDVPANATLVFTFIGFNSQKIAVDGKKTINVVLKSNVEDLKDVVVIGYGTQKRKDVNSAISSIGAKDIENLKVASFDQMMQGKAAGVVVNSNSGEPGSNVSVRIRGVSSLTGTNEPLYVIDGVPISGDARNSSTSGRNAQGNSNFSNNGNITQSPLALINPSDIESIDILKDASATAIYGSRGANGVVIVTTKSGKKGTGKLTFENSYSISNLPKKLHSMNLQQYAIHQNALADVYDPTSKRPEFAHPELLGKGTDWQDAIYETGIMKSNQLSFSGGKEGINYYLSGGVLDQDGIVIESGFKRYNVRANIDARVNKFIKVGVNISGALTDEKLTLNGQFNGVVATSLLATPDVAVRELSGAFSGPPSGGNTSFVNPVATSLLGSNTLVRKNYSGNFYTQIDLFKGLEYRFEAGGYIYDNLGQRFDPMYSLGNAVKSYANLYYNPSSGNSWNLKNMLTYRNTIGKHNFTILAVQEANRAHWEGYTITAEGYKDNNDKSLAASDLPKAVTSGVYSGTQTLASYLGRVVYDYGDKYSVSAAVRTDGSSKFFYGNKWGVFSSASGSWKLSNEAFMEGTKKYVDNIKLRVGWGQTGNNQIGNNLYDSNLHLVNSSMGTSYLPSNTPNQKLKWETQDQTNLGLDFTMFKSKLTASVDVYKKVSKNFLYQVPLPNYLSGGGDYEGGVNPPYFNLGSMHNKGIEFTLGYTEKFSDNFSWNGSLNITKYVNEVTNMAGLNIVKTMGTLAYNTVTVSRTQEGLPIGEFIGYEAAGIYRTDDDLTKFGHTDASGNKVVLKDGTNSLKPNFQKGDVIYKDQNNDGIIDQNDLKAIGNPNPKFTYGFTNNFKYKNVDLSIFLQGTAGNKLMNLTRMSGTLNSNLGTNYLTEAEDFYSASNINGSLPRPSTYDNVNNAVSTRFIEDGSYLRIQNVTLGYSLPSDLISQLKLSRLRIYASGQNLFTFTKYTGYDPEVGSYNQDALLSGVDNGRYPVPRQITFGFNVEF from the coding sequence ATGAAAAAACTACTAACTAACTTTATTCATTGGAATGCTAACCACAGCGCTGTTCCTTTGATTTTATTTTTGTTACTCGCCTGCAATTCTATTTCGGCGCAGGTTAAAGTATCAGGAATTGTGTCTGATGAAAAAGGATTATCTATTCCTGGCGCAAATATTACGGTTGTTGGACAAAAAACAACTGCTTCTACTGATTTTGATGGAAAATATACAATTGATGTTCCTGCAAATGCGACTTTGGTTTTCACATTTATAGGTTTTAATTCTCAAAAAATAGCTGTTGATGGAAAAAAGACTATTAATGTAGTTTTAAAATCTAATGTTGAGGACTTAAAAGATGTTGTTGTAATTGGATACGGAACTCAAAAAAGAAAAGATGTAAATAGTGCTATTTCCAGTATTGGCGCAAAAGATATTGAGAATTTAAAGGTTGCTTCATTTGACCAAATGATGCAGGGTAAAGCTGCCGGAGTTGTGGTAAATAGCAATTCTGGTGAGCCGGGAAGTAACGTTTCTGTTAGAATTAGAGGTGTTTCGTCTTTGACAGGGACAAACGAACCTTTGTATGTAATTGATGGTGTGCCAATTTCAGGAGATGCTCGTAACTCGTCTACATCAGGAAGAAATGCACAGGGAAATAGTAACTTTTCTAATAACGGTAATATTACACAAAGCCCTTTGGCACTTATTAATCCTAGTGATATTGAGTCTATAGATATTTTGAAAGATGCTTCGGCAACTGCTATTTACGGTTCTCGTGGAGCAAATGGAGTTGTAATTGTTACTACAAAATCGGGTAAAAAAGGAACTGGAAAATTAACTTTCGAAAATTCTTATTCGATAAGCAATTTGCCTAAAAAATTACATTCTATGAATTTGCAGCAATATGCAATTCATCAAAATGCTTTGGCAGATGTTTATGATCCTACATCAAAACGTCCTGAATTTGCACATCCTGAACTTTTAGGAAAAGGAACTGACTGGCAAGATGCGATTTATGAAACAGGAATTATGAAATCAAATCAGTTATCGTTTTCAGGTGGCAAAGAAGGGATCAATTATTACCTTTCTGGTGGAGTTTTAGATCAGGATGGTATTGTAATTGAATCTGGATTTAAAAGATATAATGTTAGAGCTAATATCGATGCTAGAGTCAACAAATTCATAAAAGTTGGTGTTAATATCAGCGGTGCTCTTACAGATGAAAAGTTGACATTAAATGGTCAGTTTAACGGGGTTGTTGCGACATCTTTATTAGCAACTCCTGATGTTGCAGTAAGAGAATTATCTGGTGCTTTTTCGGGACCGCCTTCTGGAGGAAATACTTCATTTGTGAATCCGGTTGCGACTTCTTTGTTGGGTTCTAATACTTTGGTTAGAAAAAACTATTCCGGAAATTTCTATACTCAAATAGATTTATTTAAAGGTTTAGAATATCGTTTCGAAGCCGGTGGATATATATATGACAATTTAGGACAACGTTTTGATCCTATGTATTCTTTAGGAAATGCAGTAAAAAGTTATGCTAATTTATATTACAATCCATCTTCAGGAAATTCATGGAACTTAAAAAACATGCTTACTTATAGAAACACGATTGGTAAACATAATTTCACAATCCTTGCTGTACAAGAAGCAAACAGAGCACATTGGGAAGGATATACAATAACAGCAGAAGGATATAAAGACAATAACGATAAATCTCTTGCGGCATCTGATTTGCCAAAAGCGGTAACTAGCGGCGTTTATTCCGGAACTCAAACTCTTGCTTCTTATTTAGGAAGGGTTGTTTATGATTACGGTGATAAGTATAGTGTTTCTGCTGCAGTAAGAACTGATGGATCTTCAAAATTTTTCTACGGAAATAAATGGGGCGTTTTTAGTTCTGCAAGTGGTTCGTGGAAACTTTCTAACGAGGCTTTCATGGAAGGAACTAAAAAATACGTTGATAATATTAAATTAAGAGTAGGTTGGGGACAAACAGGAAACAATCAGATTGGGAATAATTTATATGATTCAAACCTGCATTTGGTTAACAGTTCTATGGGAACATCTTATTTGCCATCAAATACACCGAATCAAAAATTGAAATGGGAAACTCAGGATCAGACAAACTTAGGTCTTGATTTTACAATGTTTAAATCTAAACTTACGGCTTCGGTAGATGTGTACAAAAAAGTTTCTAAGAATTTCTTATATCAGGTTCCATTGCCAAATTACCTTTCCGGAGGTGGTGATTATGAAGGTGGTGTAAATCCTCCTTATTTTAACCTTGGAAGCATGCATAATAAAGGTATCGAGTTTACGCTTGGTTACACAGAAAAATTCTCAGATAATTTTTCCTGGAATGGTAGTTTGAACATTACTAAATATGTAAATGAGGTTACTAATATGGCAGGATTAAATATTGTGAAAACGATGGGAACTCTTGCTTATAATACTGTTACGGTATCCAGAACTCAGGAAGGTTTGCCAATTGGTGAATTTATTGGATACGAAGCTGCAGGGATTTACAGAACAGATGATGATTTGACAAAATTTGGTCATACTGATGCTTCAGGTAATAAAGTGGTTCTGAAAGACGGAACGAATTCGCTAAAGCCAAATTTCCAAAAAGGAGATGTTATTTATAAAGATCAAAATAACGATGGTATTATTGATCAAAACGATTTGAAAGCGATTGGAAATCCAAATCCAAAATTCACTTACGGATTTACAAACAACTTCAAATACAAAAATGTTGATTTGTCTATTTTTCTTCAGGGAACGGCAGGAAATAAATTGATGAATTTAACTCGTATGTCGGGAACGTTAAACAGTAATTTGGGAACTAATTATTTGACAGAAGCGGAAGATTTTTATTCAGCATCAAATATTAATGGTTCTTTGCCAAGACCATCAACTTATGATAATGTTAATAATGCAGTATCGACACGTTTTATAGAAGATGGATCTTACTTAAGAATTCAAAACGTAACTCTTGGGTATTCTTTACCATCTGATTTGATTTCGCAACTAAAATTATCAAGATTGAGAATTTATGCTTCGGGACAAAACTTATTCACTTTTACAAAATACACAGGTTATGACCCTGAGGTAGGTTCTTACAACCAGGACGCGTTATTATCAGGAGTTGATAATGGTCGCTATCCGGTGCCTAGACAAATTACTTTTGGTTTTAATGTTGAATTTTAA
- a CDS encoding glycosidase gives MTTITSSAIFQDRKIALEKEHKTLVEQKNAPQDQAGNGIYERYKNPVVTAAHVPLNWRFDLNERTNPFLQERIGMNAAFNAGAMKWNGKYLLAVRVEGIDRKSFFAIAESPNGVDNFKFWEKPCVIPQTSEPDTNVYDMRLINHEDGWVYGIFCTERKDPKAPKGDTSSAVANAGIVRSKDLINWERLPDLISNTGQQRNVVLHPEFVDGKYALYTRPQDGFIDVGAGGGIGLGYVDDMTNPVVKDEKIIFGKQYHTIYELKNGLGPAPIKTEKGWLHLAHGVRNTAAGLRYTLYMFMTDLNDISKVTHVPAGHFMGPEGIERVGDVSNVLFSNGWIEDTDGTVYVYYASSDTRMHVAVSSVEKLVDYVTNAPSDTFISAGSVKTIISQIEKNNTI, from the coding sequence ATGACAACAATAACCTCTTCAGCTATATTTCAAGATAGAAAAATAGCATTAGAAAAAGAACATAAAACATTGGTTGAGCAAAAGAATGCTCCACAAGATCAAGCCGGAAACGGTATTTACGAACGCTACAAAAATCCGGTTGTTACGGCGGCTCACGTGCCTTTGAACTGGCGTTTTGATTTGAACGAAAGAACCAATCCGTTTTTGCAGGAAAGAATCGGGATGAATGCAGCATTTAATGCTGGCGCAATGAAATGGAACGGAAAATATCTGCTTGCCGTTCGTGTAGAAGGAATCGACAGAAAATCTTTTTTCGCTATAGCGGAAAGTCCAAATGGCGTAGATAATTTTAAGTTTTGGGAGAAACCTTGCGTGATTCCACAAACGTCAGAACCGGACACAAACGTTTATGATATGCGTTTAATCAATCACGAAGACGGTTGGGTTTACGGAATTTTTTGTACCGAAAGAAAAGATCCAAAAGCTCCAAAAGGCGATACAAGTTCGGCTGTAGCCAATGCCGGAATCGTTCGCTCAAAAGATTTGATAAACTGGGAAAGATTACCGGATTTGATTTCGAATACAGGACAACAACGTAATGTAGTTTTGCATCCGGAATTCGTAGACGGAAAATATGCCTTATACACCCGTCCACAAGATGGATTTATTGATGTTGGAGCCGGTGGCGGAATTGGTTTAGGTTATGTCGATGATATGACAAATCCGGTTGTAAAAGACGAGAAAATTATCTTCGGAAAACAATATCATACGATTTACGAATTGAAAAATGGTCTTGGTCCAGCTCCAATTAAAACCGAAAAAGGCTGGTTGCATCTTGCACACGGCGTTCGAAATACTGCTGCAGGATTGCGTTACACACTTTATATGTTCATGACAGATTTGAATGATATTTCGAAAGTTACGCACGTTCCTGCTGGACATTTTATGGGACCGGAAGGAATTGAAAGAGTTGGCGATGTCTCGAATGTTCTATTTTCAAACGGATGGATCGAAGATACTGACGGAACCGTTTATGTATATTATGCTTCATCTGACACAAGAATGCACGTTGCAGTTTCGTCTGTAGAAAAACTGGTTGATTATGTTACTAATGCGCCTTCGGATACTTTTATATCTGCAGGATCTGTAAAAACAATCATTAGCCAAATCGAAAAAAACAACACAATATAA